The DNA sequence tttcctcatcCAAGCTCACAACCACCCTGAACTTCTCTGCTGTTTTAGATCAAGAACCCCTGACACATGCAATAAGATGTCCTTGTTTTGAGCAAACAAGTGGCATAACCCCAGGATGGAGGGGACAGATTCTCAAATCAGCTGACCCTGCCCATTGCCAGTTACCCAGGAGCAGTGAATGTAGGGAATTGAAGTAAGACATCTGCTCTTGGCTTCCTGTCTGATATTTTGGGATGTGTGTTCTAGTATTGGAATGTGTTTTGTCTTGCAGACACCAGTAACCTAAATACTGAACAAAATGATTCCTGGACCTCAGAGAACTTCTGGCTTGACCCTTCCGTGAAAGGCCACCCAGAGACCAAGACAGAGGATGATGGACTTCGGAAATCCCTGGACAGATTCTATGAAATGTATGGCCACCCACAGCCAGCCTCTGGAAATCCACTCTGTGCATCTGTCTACCAGTGCCTATCTCAGAAAATCAATGAACTAGAGGGCCAGGAGAGCCAGAAGTACGCCCTCCGCAGTTTTCAAATGGCCCGAGTTGTCTTCAACCGAGATGGCTGTTCAGTCTTACAGAGGCATTCCAGGGATGCCCATTTCTACCCACCGGAAGAAGGAAGTGTGTCTCTGGATGATGAAAAGCCAACCCCAGGACTTTCAAAAGATATTATTCATTTCCTCTTGCAACAGAATGTGATGAAAGACCTATAATTGGTGCCTGGTGGTGACATCAGGCAACATGGAGGATAGCCCTGTGGCCACTGCTGTTAACGTACCGCCCAGGTCCCCTTGGGTCTCGCTTGCTGGCTCTGTGGTACTGGAGCCAGTTCAGCCCACCTGGGGAGCCTGCACTGTCCGGACGTCTTACAGCTCCCATGGCTACCACCTCCCATCCCATCCTACCATTCATTTTGACTTAAGGTCAGTGACTGACCGTCTTGGGAATCCAAAGCCCCAGCTTTCTTGCCTCAAGACAGGACGTTCTGTGAGGCATAATTTACTGTGCGGCGCTCCCCTCCGGTCAGGCTAAGGCTGGG is a window from the Manis javanica isolate MJ-LG chromosome 5, MJ_LKY, whole genome shotgun sequence genome containing:
- the SHLD1 gene encoding shieldin complex subunit 1 isoform X1, with product MVLVTSFPTAFSHNKYGASASGFWAAVARRTMATEEATPGSQSEESNALDLPSAFDLRDYVLQRPNQEVNSEAFSSVEAPSFPCSSDVDPDTSNLNTEQNDSWTSENFWLDPSVKGHPETKTEDDGLRKSLDRFYEMYGHPQPASGNPLCASVYQCLSQKINELEGQESQKYALRSFQMARVVFNRDGCSVLQRHSRDAHFYPPEEGSVSLDDEKPTPGLSKDIIHFLLQQNVMKDL
- the SHLD1 gene encoding shieldin complex subunit 1 isoform X2; its protein translation is MATEEATPGSQSEESNALDLPSAFDLRDYVLQRPNQEVNSEAFSSVEAPSFPCSSDVDPDTSNLNTEQNDSWTSENFWLDPSVKGHPETKTEDDGLRKSLDRFYEMYGHPQPASGNPLCASVYQCLSQKINELEGQESQKYALRSFQMARVVFNRDGCSVLQRHSRDAHFYPPEEGSVSLDDEKPTPGLSKDIIHFLLQQNVMKDL